The following proteins come from a genomic window of Euzebyales bacterium:
- a CDS encoding LysM domain-containing protein: MSAEHESELPPPAGTQILWGRILVLLLALALVFWLGTTFSGDEAMRQQVAEQRDEIARLEAQIAAMEAEMAAAEAGGGQAQGTATGSEAAATAAPRRNGNGGQRDDGGANNTGDGTAAGGNGGATEPTGTRYIVESGDSLASIAQEVYGDPTRWRDIARANDLQEPFALTVGEALLIPDAQ, from the coding sequence ATGAGCGCAGAACACGAATCCGAGCTGCCCCCACCAGCCGGCACCCAGATCCTCTGGGGCCGGATCCTGGTGCTGCTGCTCGCGCTGGCGCTCGTCTTCTGGTTGGGCACCACGTTCAGCGGTGACGAAGCGATGCGCCAGCAGGTCGCCGAGCAGCGTGACGAGATCGCGCGTCTCGAAGCGCAGATCGCCGCCATGGAGGCCGAGATGGCGGCCGCCGAGGCCGGTGGCGGACAGGCGCAGGGCACAGCGACAGGGTCGGAGGCTGCAGCGACCGCTGCACCGCGACGCAACGGCAACGGCGGGCAGCGCGACGACGGCGGCGCGAACAACACCGGCGACGGCACGGCAGCCGGCGGGAACGGGGGGGCCACGGAGCCGACGGGCACCCGCTACATCGTGGAGTCCGGCGACAGCCTGGCGTCGATCGCCCAGGAGGTGTATGGCGACCCGACGCGGTGGCGCGACATCGCGCGGGCCAACGATCTCC